One Eremothecium cymbalariae DBVPG#7215 chromosome 2, complete sequence DNA window includes the following coding sequences:
- the GCN1 gene encoding Gcn1p (similar to Ashbya gossypii AFR169W), producing the protein MSTWHDIEPILDRLCHDSLLSVRLPVLEKIHSWLIHGNISDYSQLDHISSCLLKTYAIYQDPKSKTLVKSIFQEILGLEPQFFDVYLNYIEDQVLRAVVGSKSVADYLNLFDWVNCFLVLCIDDNANVRIGTNVQKLVQLHCVISSGIEAALDCQEEIKWDSIKQNQRRRRIRLSVLQSSSKALFKPFKLSGDTKFMEIICGVLLDENVKLKLPHSGVIILMGALIKVLLQLLPIRPTFYGIFKEKFLTKYLEYTSTEVLLGKNPPSPFCIEVALSQFIHEFVDHSILSTYIIPSVEKCNLRSPTQSFKVSAELYTALDSQKIDLIKVFTETKLMSQTLSSFKSSKEPIRDAALNSMLVILENINKENYSVSSLELFLDEIFKSLKSNLNIEYKSMVARTMKKVPTFSNSVSNTLLHALSPYVVKETNENVLFQLLDAFFAHLNATSPPDEALIKIVRNGFHDKKLPIRKIWFTSYLSNAAQLSKFLISTFGPEVLEFAKQTFCTPLKGLPIGVLGVMEFWNRIHQLGMNEIEAKFVTTIEEIIANSSENSFGRAWLYITLSTQLESSDRLRAVDLLGALYQSYPGLLSTSIINTLKQMCSTKNSERILNCISYRYLSPVVISLSQQIEDIETLKNTLVDLLIVTEYEEFNIKNGWASLVLNAKQDPSEIVSEYALKIIDNANEIMLNKDLYNSKLADAAAKSICYSCFINPKRILPLIIEILQKDLDLNNFPTLTEQDLAIWNGKDGELVIDIVELNNNKKVMNKNSKDYETLKWEESIRRNQRSKQGIHKKWNKEEQALVDAQLAKESAIRFNISACHLAINRSVQIITTLTDDAIQVDNGADEWYPVAVTKVLDALQHRSFVTLMGEIGVQTFLKMSVLTATGLGSSKFFLGVAVLRSYKVDKLPSELTQYPLVDLISSVLFKAKFVSDKKTFDSITLAYCLPLLIKVMEEGQRVAMENINKPTTRSEFSEEEKEEEHLLLALEIISSHAEAFEDPSVPRRRIISVLLLLLALPSKAKLAKDCFLALCQHISVSPAKSDIDLILSNLMSPNRFVRATILEAIDNEFELQSFMHNSPEIFICTQDEEVSNSETARFIWEYNHFEINEDFPTMLFDFFGQNDIGICSFVAKAFAEAVASVQASNKAAFDKLLDQLMEFYILKARPAEDISDEFGLVVISAAEQKDPWHERNTTAIAFKHMSPLFKDSRQVIKFIHFAIQSGALGDQDPVVRQGMKEAGIEIINEHGAENVEELIPIFEQPLTSESEVRIKENVIILYGSLARHLETADPRVDIIVNRLLATLNTPSEEVQQAVSVCISPLVTLFRDEVGEKFETLTNTLLDSISPVYIRRGAAWGIAGLTKGYGISALAKFDIIRNLIEASEDKKDPKRRESVAYAFECLSKSLGKLFEPYVIRVLPNILKNLGDSVPDVRDSTAEATKSILSQTTSYGVKKLIPVAVSNLEDVSWRTKRGSVELLGNMAYLDPTQLSASLSTIVPEIVSVLNDSHKEVRKAAEHSLKRFGEVIRNPEIQALVPTLIKAIGDPTSHTESALDALIKTQFCHYIDGPSLALIIHVIHRGMRDRSANTKRKACKIVGNMAILVDKKDLIPYLQQLIDEVEVAMVDPVPQTRATAARALGALVERLGEDQFRDLIPRLLDTLSDDSKSGDRLGSAQALAEVINGLGLSKLEELLPAILNGVTHFRPYVREGFMPLLLFIPICFGAQFAPYINQIIQPILSGLADTDENIRDIALKAGKLIVTNYATKAIDLLLPELEKGMLDENERIRLSSVQLAGDLLFQITGTSSHNEFVEEQSDEGMEVSNQLVDVLGKERRDRILSSLFFCRNDSSGIVRSTTLDIWKSLVPNTPRTIKEMLPTLTNIIVVNLASPSSILRRLAAQTLGDLVRRVGTNALSQLLPTLEESLNASIDSNSRQGICIALGELIESSNTAPLLEFQDIIVNIIRNTLVDSDEMVRESAALSFDAYQNAVGNQAIDNIIPYLLNILESSNNSEYALSALQGIISTKSEIIFPILIPSLLSPPIDAFKARALGSLAEVAGTALYKRLSSILNALVNTLVNEDLDYDTKCSIEIAIDRVLASVSSEDGIYPLMQQIMALLKSEDMEKRIVILNQLPNFFENTTLDYSVYTPDIVAQAILSLDNKDSRIVEVNFQMLSTLLKKQDKMMLEKLVQPAKQSLHLTGTEGEDLAAFTLPNGPNCVLPIFLQGLVYGSSDEREASALAIADVVSKTPSANLRPFVTVITGPLIRVVGERFSSDIKAAILYALNILFSKVPQFLKPFIPQLQRTFVRSLSDASNETLRLRAAKALGTLIQYQPRVDPLIVELSSTAHQSKDPGVRTATLKALLEVVSRAGNKLSDASKKTIINLVEQEILSADNKLAIAYARLIGALSEILSADEACNILNEKVLQSNLDGEFGKFGILTLNSFLKDAPMHIFTNDLTNKVVEYLVEVTSSKDPYLSDNGLLAVGKILLLEGERKSPTSKVTSEEPFSLGKENIEKLISQLNKCMLQPPSNSLDTRRMTLVVIRTLARFKYDECIAPYLDTLGPSTFSCLRDIIIPIKLCSEKAFLAMFKLVEEKDMTTFNNWLNNLTADPVQNSLGAAIPVRSISDYTKRVGGRLANVERERIAAGGDAEAMFSDRFEDETEIWAVGGVDLNSSDI; encoded by the coding sequence ATGTCCACTTGGCATGATATAGAACCTATATTGGACAGACTTTGTCATGATTCTCTGTTGTCTGTGAGATTGCCAGTTTTGGAGAAGATTCATTCCTGGTTAATACATGGAAATATTAGTGATTATTCGCAGTTAGATCATATATCTTCCTgtttattaaaaacttaCGCAATTTACCAAGATCCCAAGTCGAAGACCCTGGTAAAGAgtatatttcaagaaatttTGGGGTTGGAACCTCAATTCTTTGatgtatatttaaattATATTGAAGATCAAGTTTTGAGAGCGGTTGTTGGCAGCAAATCTGTTGCTGATTACTTAAACCTCTTTGATTGGGTTAATTGTTTCTTGGTGCTTTGCATTGATGATAATGCTAATGTTAGAATTGGAACAAACGTTCAAAAATTAGTTCAATTACACTGTGTTATTAGTAGTGGTATTGAGGCAGCTTTGGATTGCCAAGAAGAGATCAAATGGGATTCTATTAAGCAAAATCAACGTAGGAGGAGAATAAGGTTATCGGTTTTGCAATCCTCAAGTAAGGCCTTGTTTAAGCCCTTTAAATTGAGTGGTGATACCAAATTTATGGAAATTATATGCGGCGTGTTATTGGACGAAAACGTGAAGTTAAAGCTCCCCCATTCTGGTGTCATTATTCTAATGGGAGCTCTGATTAAGGTACTTCTACAGTTATTACCAATTAGACCCACTTTCTATGGAATTTTTAAGGAAAAATTCTTAACTAAATATTTAGAATACACCAGTACAGAGGTTCTTCTGGGAAAGAACCCTCCATCTCCATTCTGTATAGAAGTTGCTCTATCACAGTTTATCCATGAATTTGTTGATCattcaattttatcaacATACATTATTCCAAGTGTTGAGAAATGCAACTTAAGGTCACCAACTCAGTCTTTTAAGGTATCAGCGGAGTTATACACTGCCTTGGATTCTCAGAAAATTGATTtaatcaaagttttcactGAAACAAAACTTATGAGTCAAACGCTAtcatctttcaaaagcAGTAAGGAACCGATTCGTGATGCTGCTTTGAATTCTATGCTGGTGATTCTTGAAAATATAAACAAGGAAAATTACTCAGTTAGCAGTCTTGAATTATTCCTAGATGAGATCTTTAAAAGTTTGAAGTCAAACTTAAACATTGAATATAAATCTATGGTTGCCAGGACAATGAAGAAGGTTCCAACTTTCTCTAACTCGGTTTCGAACACCTTATTGCATGCGTTGTCTCCCTATGTCGTGAAGGAAACAAATGAAAACGTTCTATTTCAGTTGTTAGATGCTTTCTTTGCTCATTTGAATGCGACGAGCCCTCCTGATGAAGCGTTGATCAAAATTGTGAGAAATGGATTTCATGATAAAAAGTTGCCAATACGGAAGATTTGGTTTACATCATATCTTTCTAATGCAGCCCAGCTATCtaagtttttgatttctACATTTGGGCCAGAAGTTTTGGAGTTTGCGAAGCAGACCTTTTGTACACCGCTAAAGGGACTACCAATTGGAGTATTGGGTGTAATGGAATTCTGGAACCGTATCCATCAGTTGGGTATGAACGAAATTGAGGCCAAATTTGTTAcaacaattgaagaaattatcGCTAATTCCTCTGAAAACAGTTTTGGTCGTGCTTGGTTGTACATTACATTATCGACTCAACTTGAATCTTCCGATCGTCTTCGCGCTGTGGATCTATTGGGAGCCTTGTACCAATCTTACCCAGGTTTGCTCAGTACATCCATCATTAATACACTGAAGCAAATGTGTTCCACTAAAAATAGTGAACGGATTTTGAATTGCATTTCTTATCGTTATCTTAGTCCGGTCGTCATATCCTTATCACAGCAGATTGAGGATATAGAAACACTAAAAAATACCCTTGTTGATCTATTGATTGTTActgaatatgaagaatttaatataaaaaatggTTGGGCCAGCTTGGTATTGAATGCTAAACAAGATCCAAGTGAGATAGTCAGCGAATATGCCCTGAAAATTATCGACAATGCAAATGAAATTATGCTGAACAAGGATTTATATAATTCCAAACTTGCTGACGCTGCAGCCAAATCTATCTGTTATTCGTGTTTCATTAACCCTAAGCGTATCCTGCCTTTAATTATTGAGATTTTGCAAAAAGACCTCGACTTGAATAATTTCCCAACTTTGACTGAGCAAGACTTGGCTATTTGGAACGGTAAAGATGGTGAATTAGTAATAGACATTGTAGAACTgaacaataataaaaaagttatgaacaaaaattctaaagatTACGAAACCTTAAAATGGGAGGAGAGTATCAGAAGGAATCAACGATCTAAACAAGGAATACACAAAAAGTGGaataaagaagaacaagCTTTAGTTGATGCACAACTTGCAAAAGAGTCGGCTATTAgatttaatatatcagCATGCCACCTAGCGATAAATCGTTCAGTTCAAATTATTACTACGTTAACCGATGATGCGATTCAGGTTGATAATGGTGCCGATGAATGGTACCCCGTTGCAGTTACAAAAGTTTTGGATGCACTGCAACATCGATCATTTGTAACCTTAATGGGAGAAATTGGGGTACAAACTTTCCTTAAGATGTCGGTTTTAACTGCAACTGGATTAGGTTCTTCGAAATTCTTTTTAGGTGTTGCTGTATTGCGTTCTTATAAGGTAGATAAGCTTCCATCTGAATTAACCCAATATCCTCTTGTTGATTTGATTTCAagtgttttatttaaagCGAAATTTGTTTCAGACAAAAAGACATTTGATTCAATAACTTTAGCATACTGCTTACCGCTACTCATCAAGGTTATGGAAGAAGGGCAGCGTGTAGCTATggaaaatatcaataagCCAACCACTAGAAGTGAGTTTTCAGAAgaggagaaagaagaagagcaCTTGTTACTAGCACTTGAAATTATCTCATCCCATGCGGAAGCTTTTGAGGATCCATCTGTACCTCGCAGAAGGATCATTTctgttttattattgttattagCCCTACCATCAAAAGCTAAATTGGCAAAAGATTGCTTCTTGGCATTATGCCAGCATATTTCAGTCTCCCCAGCAAAATCTGATATCGATTTAATACTTTCAAATCTAATGTCACCTAATCGGTTCGTCAGGGCTACCATCTTGGAAGCTATTGATAATGAATTTGAATTACAGTCCTTTATGCATAATTCTCcagaaatatttatatgtaCCCAAGACGAAGAGGTATCGAACAGCGAAACTGCTAGGTTCATTTGGGAGTACAATCACTTTGAAATCAATGAAGATTTCCCAACAATgttatttgatttttttggccAGAATGACATTGGCATTTGTTCGTTTGTGGCAAAAGCTTTTGCAGAAGCAGTAGCTTCGGTTCAGGCTAGCAATAAGGCGGCATTTGATAAGCTGTTGGATCAACTAATGGAATTTTATATACTGAAGGCTCGTCCTGCAGAAGATATTTCGGATGAATTCGGCTTAGTCGTTATTTCTGCTGCTGAACAGAAAGATCCATGGCATGAGAGAAATACAACTGCTATTGCGTTTAAGCATATGAGTCCTTTGTTTAAGGATAGCAGACAGGTTATTAAGTTTATTCATTTCGCGATTCAGAGCGGTGCATTAGGTGATCAGGACCCTGTTGTTCGTCAGGGGATGAAAGAAGCTGGTATTGAAATCATTAATGAGCATGGTGCTGAGAATGTCGAGGAGttaattccaatttttGAGCAGCCTTTGACATCTGAATCTGAAGTAAGAATCAAGGAAAATGTGATCATCTTATATGGTTCTCTCGCAAGACATTTGGAAACAGCTGACCCTCGTGTTGATATCATCGTTAACAGATTGTTGGCTACTTTAAATACTCCTTCTGAGGAAGTTCAGCAAGCCGTGTCCGTGTGTATATCTCCTTTAGTAACTCTCTTCAGAGATGAAGTTGgagaaaaatttgaaactttAACCAATACGTTGCTTGATTCCATATCTCCTGTCTATATCAGAAGGGGTGCAGCATGGGGTATAGCTGGCTTAACAAAAGGATATGGTATTTCTGCACTAGCCAAGTTCGATATCATTCGCAACCTCATTGAGGCCTCAGAAGATAAAAAGGACCCAAAACGCAGGGAATCTGTTGCCTATGCCTTTGAGTGTTTATCAAAGTCACTAGGTAAGTTATTTGAACCATATGTTATTAGagttcttccaaatattttgaaaaacctGGGTGATTCCGTTCCAGATGTCAGAGACTCAACAGCTGAGGCAACTAAATCAATTTTGTCTCAAACCACCAGCTATGGTGTCAAAAAGTTAATTCCTGTTGCTGTTTCTAACTTAGAAGATGTATCCTGGAGAACAAAGAGAGGTTCTGTTGAATTACTTGGCAATATGGCTTACTTGGATCCAACTCAGTTATCAGCTTCTTTGTCAACTATTGTTCCTGAAATTGTTAGTGTTCTAAACGATTCTCATAAAGAGGTTCGGAAGGCAGCAGAGCACTCTTTAAAGCGATTTGGTGAGGTTATCAGAAATCCAGAAATTCAGGCTTTGGTTCCAACATTAATTAAGGCTATCGGAGACCCAACTTCCCACACCGAATCAGCATTGGATGCACTAATCAAGACACAATTTTGTCATTATATTGACGGGCCATCATTAGCACTGATTATTCATGTTATCCATCGTGGTATGCGTGATAGATCTGCGAATACGAAGAGGAAAGCGTGTAAAATTGTTGGTAACATGGCAATCTTGGTCGATAAGAAGGATCTAATCCCATATTTACAGCAGCTAATCGATGAAGTAGAAGTTGCTATGGTTGATCCTGTCCCTCAAACGAGAGCTACTGCCGCACGTGCATTAGGTGCCTTAGTTGAAAGATTGGGCGAAGATCAGTTCCGTGATTTGATTCCACGTTTATTGGATACATTAAGCGACGATTCTAAATCAGGAGATCGCTTAGGTTCAGCACAAGCACTAGCAGAAGTTATCAACGGTCTGGGATTATCAAAATTGGAGGAGCTATTGCCAGCTATTTTGAATGGTGTAACCCACTTTCGTCCCTACGTACGCGAAGGATTCATGCCGTTATTACTTTTTATACCGATTTGTTTTGGTGCTCAATTTGCTCCTTATATCAATCAAATTATTCAACCAATTTTATCTGGTTTGGCCGATACTGATGAAAACATTCGCGATATAGCATTGAAAGCAGGCAAGTTGATCGTGACAAACTATGCAACAAAGGCTATTGATTTATTGCTACCCGAACTGGAAAAGGGGATGcttgatgaaaatgaacgTATTCGGTTGTCTTCAGTTCAGTTGGCCGGCGATTTACTGTTCCAAATTACTGGAACTTCTTCTCACAATGAATTCGTGGAAGAACAATCAGATGAAGGTATGGAAGTTAGCAACCAGCTTGTTGATGTCCTGGGCAAGGAACGTCGTGATAGAATACTGTCCTCATTGTTTTTCTGCAGAAATGATTCTTCAGGTATTGTTCGTTCTACAACACTTGATATTTGGAAGTCATTGGTGCCAAATACTCCACGTACAATCAAAGAGATGTTGCCAACACTGACAAACATAATAGTCGTTAATTTGGCATCGCCATCCAGTATTCTTCGTCGTTTGGCAGCTCAGACTCTTGGGGATTTAGTTCGTCGTGTTGGTACCAATGCGTTGTCACAATTATTACCAACATTAGAAGAATCACTAAATGCATCCATTGATTCTAATTCAAGACAAGGTATATGTATCGCTTTAGGCGAACTGATTGAATCATCGAATACTGCTCCTCTTCTTGAATTTCAAGATATCATCGTCAACATTATACGTAATACATTGGTGGATAGTGATGAGATGGTTAGAGAATCCGCAGCTTTATCTTTTGATGCTTATCAAAATGCTGTGGGTAATCAGgcaattgataatattattcCATATTTGTTAAACATCTTGGAATCCTCCAATAATTCAGAATATGCATTGTCAGCTTTGCAAGGGATAATTTCAACTAAATCAGAGATTATCTTCCCAATTCTGATCccatcattattatcaccACCAATTGATGCATTCAAAGCCCGTGCTTTGGGTTCTTTGGCAGAAGTAGCCGGTACTGCTTTATACAAGCGTCtatcatcaattttaaaCGCTTTGGTCAACACCTTGGTGAACGAAGATCTCGATTATGATACGAAATGTTCTATTGAAATTGCAATAGACCGGGTCCTTGCTTCTGTTTCGAGCGAAGACGGAATATACCCATTAATGCAACAAATTATGGCGTTACTGAAGAGTGAAGATATGGAAAAACGTATTGTAATACTAAACCAGCTTCCAAATTTCTTCGAGAATACAACTCTGGACTACAGCGTTTACACACCGGATATTGTTGCCCAAGCAATCTTATCtttagataataaagaTAGTCGAATCGTCGAAGttaattttcaaatgctttCAACATTGCTCAAAAAGCAGGATAAAATGATGCTTGAAAAATTAGTCCAACCTGCCAAACAGTCATTGCATTTGACAGGTACTGAGGGTGAAGATTTAGCTGCATTTACTTTGCCTAATGGTCCTAACTGTGTATTGCCAATATTTTTGCAAGGGTTGGTTTATGGTTCTAGTGATGAGCGTGAAGCTTCGGCTTTGGCTATTGCTGATGTTGTATCCAAGACACCTTCAGCCAATTTGAGGCCTTTTGTTACCGTTATAACTGGTCCATTAATTCGTGTTGTCGGAGAAAGATTCAGTAGTGACATTAAGGCAGCTATTCTTTACGCCctgaatatattgtttaGCAAGGTTCCGCAGTTTCTGAAACCATTCATTCCTCAATTGCAGAGAACTTTTGTGAGATCTTTGTCAGATGCTTCAAACGAAACTCTTCGTTTACGTGCTGCCAAAGCATTGGGAACTTTAATTCAATACCAGCCTAGAGTTGATCCACTTATTGTTGAACTTTCCTCAACTGCTCATCAATCCAAGGATCCTGGTGTGAGAACTGCTACATTGAAAGCTTTGCTTGAAGTCGTGTCAAGAGCTGGTAACAAGTTAAGCGATGCTTCAAAGAAAACCATTATTAACTTGGTAGAGCAGGAAATCTTATCTGCGGACAATAAACTTGCTATTGCATACGCTCGGTTAATTGGTGCTTTGTCAGAGATATTATCAGCAGATGAAGCATGTAATATATTGAATGAAAAGGTACTGCAGT